AAGGCAATTCTCGCCAAACATTCTGCGACGTTGATGGAGATCGGCCTTTATGGTGCAATTGAGGCTACTTTTGAATACTTCTACAATGATCATATGGTTTATAAGGGTTTCCTTAGTTACTGGTGGTGAAGTCAGTATTACCCTGTTGGACCTTCATAGGATGGCATGCCTCCCCATAACAGGTTGCTTCTATGACAAATACATTCCACCAATGAGGAATTCTCACGCTTTTCCTCTTCTAAAAGACAAGCACTGGTGTTGGATGCTTTCGTTGAACTCTTCAGGGAGATGTCCAAATTTTCTGATATCAAAGAGATTCCGCATTTCCTTTAGCTGACTCATTTCTCTCAAGAGTTGCGGTACATCCCCTTTCCTTGCATTGTAATTTTATGCATTTACTAACTTTGTTCTCATTCGTACCCTTCTTTCTCTAACAGGTTTAAGAATAGGAATTCAGATGAACTGGAAAATGCCTGACGCAGGGTAAAGAACCCCTCAGAATTCTCATCCAAAGGCGAGTTAGCGGACTTCCTGGCTTATTGCCTTAGTATAGTAGTACTACCAAGTTCTAAGTGGGTGAATGCTATCAAACCATAAATATTCTTCATCGTGGGAGGATTGACAGAAGGCTTGAAATATTCACTAGCACCTCCCATACTTTgttcattatattgggcctttgGAGATATCACTACGCACTGTCAAAACCCGTCCGCCTGGGCCATTTCAACATTCACCCCATGGCATTACTTTTCTGGATGGCTAGGCATATATTTACCATGGACAGATGACGACCCTGAAAAAGCTTACGTGTATCCATCGCGACTCCCCTTATGTCACTAATAGCGAAGAATAATGCTGAAACAAATGTATGAGTGGGTGATTGACACCAGTGAGTCAACAAATGCTATTGACTTCTACCAGTCCTTGTTTGCCAATACATTGTGGATTATGAAGCTGTTGATGATGATAACCTTCCTCCGGCTGAGCGAGCCTTCTTCATATCAATACGGTCCAACAACCTGCCTCTACGAGAGGGCGATGAATTTTGGAGGGACCCATACTATCCCAATAGGTTTGCGCGACAGTTCGGATATGACCAGACTATTCCCAAGCATTCCAAAGTAGTGACTCGCAACATGCGCAGTTACGGTGTGGGGCCCTACAACCGGGGTTTAATCTGAAGGCAACTACTTACGGCCTAAATCAATTTAAAATTCATTATTATAGGCTTTGGCTGCTTTATCCGCATGACCTACTggtggatgcgatggtgggtgtGCCAAGCATTTCTCATCCACCAATGTCTACCAGTAGACTCTCCAATATGGATTCCTGCCCCTCGAATCAGAAAATGCAATATCATCGATGGGATAGGCTACACTGTCGAACACAATCATGCTCCTGCCCTCAACGAAGCTTACATAAGAATTTCTGCGGAAGAGCCCATTCATGAAGTTAAACCTGCCAATACTCTTGAAGGTTGGATTGCCCACGAGTTTCCATTAACACACTTCAAGTCCTAGAGAAAGCCTACAAGCAGAGAAAATGCTCCAGTGGATGCCACCGAAACACCCCATATTCCTGCTTCTACAGATCTTGCCCCCTCTTCAGAGGCTGTCGAACCTTAAGACCCTCAAGAAGTGCCTTCATCTATTTCGCCACCTCCTCCTCACAAAGATTCTTCATTGCCCATGACCAGATCATAGACGTGGGCGAGATCTTCCATATCCTCAATGACCACTACCACAGAAGATCCCACTTCTACTGGAAAGAGGCAATTAATACGGAAAGGAAAGCAAGTGGTTATTGAAGAATCTTCTCtggaatcatcatcatcttcatcatccgcAGAGGGGGAAGATGGAGAATCCTCTTATGGTGACTCTACTTCCACTAATCAAGAGTCATCCTCTAGTGACTCAGAAGAAGAAGGTGAGATGAATGTAATGCAGGGGAGGCCGAAGAAAAGGAAGCAGCAAAAGAAGGAGAAGTGGACGTAGGCGAAGATGATGGAGTTGGTGTAACTACTGAAATCAATGAAGAGATTCCACAAGAAAACATTCCCCTAGCCACTGCGACGGGTGTTGACGAGGAAGAAGAACCCTTAGACTAAGGGGAGTATGATGATACAGCTAAGGCTGACTTGACCTTATCATTTAGCATCAACTATTCTCCTCTCCCACACATGGTAGCTTCAAATTCCTCAACCAATGTTGTAACATCTCTAGAGACTCTTCTGGCTCTCACGAACGTAACTCAGGCTGCCCTTCCGGCCTCTACTTCTGGCAAGCATTCTGTTAAGAAAATGAGGGAGCCCTCAGACTTCCTATCAAGACTAGCATGCAACTCATGAAATAATTTTCCAAATATAGTCTGCTGATGTCAATACTCCAACTACTGTGGTATCAAGCACTGAGACCAGAGTGCCATCTTTCACCAATATGGTTCCAAATTTACCTAGACCATCCGCTCCTCCAGAAGAGAGGCAATGCAGAGGCAACACTCTTTCTCCAGCACCTTCTGTAGCTGCAGGTACACTTTACTTTATTTCCTTACTTTACGCTAATTTACCTGCAATCCATCCCTTAATTTGTATATTTTATTTACATTCCCCAGTCTGTGCTGCCTCTAGTGGCTCTGTAAGTTAAAATTATATCGCCACTGTGTCAAATATCATATCCCTATAAAAGATCTCTCCTCCTGCACTATCCCTATTGCAGAGCTCAGTATCAGCAGCCATCTACATCTTTGAAGACCCTTCTCAATGGTCCAATTTGGAGTTAGTGTTGTCTTCGCTGGAGAACGATGCACGGATCGCCAGGATTAATATTTCCCCTTTACGCGAGTCTTTAACCCATTTCTGTGAGAACTTTCACA
This region of Magnolia sinica isolate HGM2019 chromosome 1, MsV1, whole genome shotgun sequence genomic DNA includes:
- the LOC131246721 gene encoding suppressor protein SRP40-like, translating into MTTTTEDPTSTGKRQLIRKGKQVVIEESSLESSSSSSSAEGEDGESSYGDSTSTNQESSSSDSEEEASNSSTNVVTSLETLLALTNSADVNTPTTVVSSTETRVPSFTNMVPNLPRPSAPPEERQCRGNTLSPAPSVAAVCAASSGSLKEKGSKAMTMISSCDKEFHSLEEQVKAAKHSSATIIEKIAIFK